CGAGCTGCTCCACGGCGGCGTCCAGCTGGTCACCCGGGACCGCCGCCTGGACCAGACCGATCCGGACCGCCTCCTGGGCGCCCACCATCCGTGCCGTCGCGCAGATCTCCAGGGCCCTGCTGTAGCCAACCGCCTCGACCAGCGGCTTTGTTCCCGTCAGGTCGGGCACCAGGCCGAGCGCGGACTCCTTCATGCAGAACTGCGCCTCCTCCGAGACGACCCGCAGGTCGCAGGAGAGGGCGAGCTGGAAGCCCGCCCCGACGGCGTAGCCGCGCACCTTGGCGATCGAGACGAAGCGCGGGTCACGCAGGAACGTGAACCCCTCCTGGTAGGCACCGATCGTGTCGGCCATCTCCTGGTCCGAGAGGGCGAGCAGCCCGGCGACGGTCTCGGTGCCCTGGCCCCCACCGCGGGGGTCGAGCATCGACCGGTCCAGCCCGGC
The window above is part of the Nocardioides campestrisoli genome. Proteins encoded here:
- a CDS encoding enoyl-CoA hydratase/isomerase family protein, with translation MTPEELIAVGLRYDVAGPVATITLDRPEVRNAQTPAMWRALAQVGEAMPEDVRVVVVTGAGETFSAGLDRSMLDPRGGGQGTETVAGLLALSDQEMADTIGAYQEGFTFLRDPRFVSIAKVRGYAVGAGFQLALSCDLRVVSEEAQFCMKESALGLVPDLTGTKPLVEAVGYSRALEICATARMVGAQEAVRIGLVQAAVPGDQLDAAVEQLVGGLTAPMVGAVRATKQLLQGADDRSLEDQRRLEREAQVLRFREVAAGI